Part of the Eshraghiella crossota genome is shown below.
CCACAGATAGCCGTTATAATGGGACCATGTGCAGGCGGAGCGTGTTATGCACCTGCTCTTTGCGATTATATATTTATGACTCAGGAAAACGGACAGATGTACCTTACAGGACCTAAGGTTATTAAAGAGGTTACAGGAGAGGTTGTAACAACTTCAGAACTTGGCGGTGCAGAGGTTCATATGAATAACAGCGGTGTTGCACATTTCGTATACCCTGATGATGAGTCGTGTCTTGAAGGAGTTAAGAGACTTCTTTCTTACCTTCCTGAGAACTTTGAAGAAAAGGCACCATACGTGGAGCCTGTTAAAAAATATTACCACAAGAGACTTCGTGATATTGTATCACCTAATCCAAAGGTGTCTTATGATATGCATGAGATAATTGAAGAACTTGCGGATAAAGATACTTTTATGGAAGTTCAGAGTGGTTTTGCCAAAAATATTATCGTAGGTTTTATGAGAATGGAAGGACATACGGTGGGCGTGGTTGCCAACCAGCCTGAATTTATGGCAGGCTCACTTGATTATAACGCAGGTGACAAAGGTGGAAGATTCATAAGATTCTGTGACTGTTTTAATATTCCTATCCTTACACTTGTGGATGTGCCGGCATTTTTACCGGGCAAATCCCAGGAATATAACGGAATTATAAGACATGGAGCCAAGCTTTTATATGCATACAGTGAAGCTACGGTACCTATGGTAACAGTCATTTTAAGAAAAGCATTCGGCGGTGCATATATCGGTATGGACAGCAAGGGTATCGGCGCGGATTTCGTATTTGCATGGCCTATTGCACAGATAGCGGTTATGGGTGCCGAAGGTGCGGTTAATATTATTGCCAAGAGAAAAATCGAAGAATCGGAAGATCCTGAAGCAGCAAGGGCAGAAGCTATTGCCGAATATGAAAATAAATTCATGAACCCTTATATTGCTGCTTCAAGAGGATATGTTGATGAAGTTATAAAACCTGATGAAACCAAGGAAAGAGTAGTTAAAGCTTTTGATATGTTAAGTCAGAAGAACCGTGTTAAAATACCTAAAAAACATGGTAATATGCCGGTATAATTTCAGGCAACAGGAGTTAGGAAATGAAATTAATGACATTTGTGTACATAGGAATAGCGGTAGTTTTTTTAGCTACAATCATTATAATGCTATTGCAGAAATACAGTCCAACGAAGGGCAAAAGACAGACACGGCGCGGAATAATTGCTTTAGCATGCTGGGGCTTAGGCATCGCATTAATATTTTTTGGTACAGAACATTATATGGCATCGGCAGCATCTATTGTTATTGTCGCAGCAATAATTGTAATCATTCTTCGATCTATAGGAAAGATGACCGAGGGCATGTCACCCGAGGAAGCAGAGGCGACTCTTATAGAGTCACAGGAAAACGGTTATAACAGTGTGTTTGCGGGTTGTGATTCGGTTGAAAAGAGAGAAGACGGATACCATTACGAACTTACGGTTATCTGGACCAGCGGAGAAGGATACGAACAGCGTAATAATTACCGCCACGGAACTATGCACCTGACCTCCAATGAAGATTATCTGATTCAGGGCAGAGTGTATTATCTGAATACGGAGGCTCTCGCCGCAAGAGGACTTTTTAAAGAAGAATGTCTTGCAGAAGGCGGCCTTGATATAACAGGAATTAATCCCGGTGCATTTACCGATGGAGGAACTGTCGGTGCAACAGTCATGAATCTCGCACTCAGGGCATATGAAGGCCCGCAGACAGAGGCAGAAGCAAGAACAATTAATAATGTAAGAAACGGACGGAATGTATTTATAGGAATTTCTTTCATACTTATGTCGATTGTTGCATTGATTATTTCACTTATTAATAATTCTACTTTTGATAATGCTTTTAACAGGGCAGAAGATATATCAAAGAAATCATCGGGCAGTGTCAGGGCACAGGTAATTTCAAGGGAAGCAAGTGATAATCCTGATTATACAAAGCTGAAACTTGATTATTCATATAACGGTGAGAAATACGAAAGCAGTTTTGATGTTTCAACCGAAAATCTGTATGCTTATAGCGATACTGTATATGTTACAGTCAAAAATGATAATCCTGCCAAAATAACCAGTATTTCCACAACCGGCAATAAGTCATTGAAATCGTTTAAATCAATGAGAAATATGGGAAAGATATTTGAATACGTCATATGCGGAATATTTTTTGTGGTAGGTATAACATTGGCAGTTAAAGGATTTAGAGCCAAGGGTAACTAAAAATACTTGCATTATTTATTAAAGTATGATAATATAATCAAGTGTTTTAATTTCATATTTTAAATTCCAGCGGGTGTAGTTCAATGGTAGAACACTAGCCTTCCAAGCTAGATACGTGGGTTCGATTCCCATCACCCGCTTTATTTTTTTGCAATGATGTAATTGACAAAAATTCTCAATAAGTATAAATTATCATTGAAAAC
Proteins encoded:
- a CDS encoding acyl-CoA carboxylase subunit beta; its protein translation is MWDEKIEELEARREKAYNGGGQARIDKQHEKGKLTARERLDVLFDEGTFVEINSLMESRCIDFGMPKKKIPGDGVVTGYGKVNGRVVFASSQDFTVGGGALGEYHARKICNAMDMAMDARAPFVEINDSGGARIEEGIDSLNGYALMFRRHTQMSGVAPQIAVIMGPCAGGACYAPALCDYIFMTQENGQMYLTGPKVIKEVTGEVVTTSELGGAEVHMNNSGVAHFVYPDDESCLEGVKRLLSYLPENFEEKAPYVEPVKKYYHKRLRDIVSPNPKVSYDMHEIIEELADKDTFMEVQSGFAKNIIVGFMRMEGHTVGVVANQPEFMAGSLDYNAGDKGGRFIRFCDCFNIPILTLVDVPAFLPGKSQEYNGIIRHGAKLLYAYSEATVPMVTVILRKAFGGAYIGMDSKGIGADFVFAWPIAQIAVMGAEGAVNIIAKRKIEESEDPEAARAEAIAEYENKFMNPYIAASRGYVDEVIKPDETKERVVKAFDMLSQKNRVKIPKKHGNMPV